Within Prinia subflava isolate CZ2003 ecotype Zambia chromosome 10, Cam_Psub_1.2, whole genome shotgun sequence, the genomic segment CCAGCACAGCTAAACCCACTGCTTGTGGATCAGCCTCAAGCTGAGTATTTCCCCTCGCTGCTTCCCACCTCACAATCTGCTGCACCTCATTTACAATGAGATCTTTTCTCTGCGCTATATTTATGAAGCAACTGCGTGGATGGGAGAGTTAACTCTGATGAAGAGTCACATCTGAAGCTATTCTTAGGGTGGGAAAAGCTATTGTGAAACCTCCTCGGATGAAATAGGCTCCACTGCCTACACAGAGATGTTGGGATGAGTTGGTTTTTGAGGCTGTACCAGAAATACTGCAGGTTTGTTCACTCCCTGTAAAACCATGCAGCTAACAAAAGTCTGGCTGGTGTGGGCAAATGCACCTGGCCACGGCCCatctcctgcctcctgcagggAAATGGGGGTTTCTGGAAGCTACTTGGCTTTAAAGACACAATATTATCAAAAACAAGGAGGAGTCAGGAGGTTTTAAAGAAGCAGCACGATGAAATTCACACAGTACAACACTTGGGAcctggagggaagagggagctCCTCTGGCAATGAAGATCTGGGCTGAAATTCTCCTTACCTGGCTCACATGATGCTGCTGCCAAAGGCCACGAGCCAGGAGAGCTCACCTCACCAGGATTTGAGGAGtcaagcacagcagcagagatccAGGGCTGACTTAGGGATTTATCACTCCAGCTTTGAAAAAGACTGACTAAATGTTGCACAGCCCTGGAGAAATACCTGCAGTGAGTACTCTCAACTAAAACATCTGGGTTTAAATCAAGAAGCTGAGCCCTAAATTGGAAGCAACAAGTGTCTGAAAACACATCTGATCTGTGAGCACTGCTGCATCTCCATCAAGGAAGAGACCACCACGTCAATGGTACAAACCCTGCACCCAAGGCCCCCTGCCCCTCATCTGGGCATCCTTTAGGACAATTTGTTCCATGCCACTTCAGTCCTGACAGCACCAGGCAGAAATAATCAGAGTTCCCCTGCTCAGGAGCACTCGAGATGACCTCGCAAGGAATTAGCCACTAAAATTAGAAATGTGAACAGCTCCTCTTATCCCTGCAGCTAAACGAGGCAGAATCATCTTTCCAGCTGAAGTCTTGGAGCACTCAGAGAGAAACCCCTTATTCTACGCCATAAATAAACACCAAAGCACACAGCTGGCACCTTAATTCAGTGAGTTTGCCCAAACAAGGGATGGCTGCAAGGTGGGGGCATTGATCTGGAAACAGCTGAGGCTGTAACCACACTCACAAACCTCCCTGAGCTTCTGGGATAAAGGGGCACCAGTGTCCCAACTCAACACAAAAGAACTGCATGAGGACACGGTgatgagcaaagcaggaaaagggccCAGTTTATtcacaaaactcaattttatacatttccaaaggtgcctgtggattggaggatggaatcccacctctcaaaccacacTAGTCAAGCCAACTGGCAATCAACTTTCTCACCTAAAAATGTGTAAACAATGAAGGGCAGTTAGCAAAACAAAGCTActgtttatagtagaaagtgtaAGAAAGTAAGAATTCTGACTCCAACATGAAAGACAAATCAGAAGGCTCAGAAAAGCCTTCAAAAACAGGGCACTCCCTACCTTCCACTCAAAGTCCAGCTGCTTCATCGCCCGGTACACCTCGGCCATGATGTCGTAGGGCTTGCTCTGGCTGCGGATCCCCAGGTGCCACTTGGCCTTTTTGACAGTCAGGGGCTTCGGCTTGGTGGTGTTGAGGGCGTCCAGGGGGCAGCGGGCCTTGGGGCTGTCGGCCACCAGCGGCGGCATGCGCTCGGGGTGCGGCTTGACGCCCGGCGGGATGTGCAGCGCGCTGTCGTCCATGAAGGAGCCCGTGGGCGGGCTGGAGGCCAGGTAGAACTCGCTGGCCTGGTTCATGATGCGGCGGTTGTCGATGACCAGGTGGTAGGCCACGGCCAGCTGGTCCTGGGGGTCGCCGCTGTACAGGCTGTTCATCACCTCCGACTCGGTGCACTCGAACTTCTCGCACACCTCGCGCACCGCGTCGTCGTCCACCACCGTGGCGTCGTAGGAAGGGTCCTCCGGGAACAGGTAGCTGGGCAGCTCCTCCTTGAACCACTCGTGCTCCctgggggaggaagaggggggGCTCTGCGTGAGAGGCAAGGTGGGGAAACCACGGCCGGCCAAGAATAAAGCCCAGCTGATGAGCTGGGAGCAAAATCTGGCACAGGGACGGCGATGGCGCTCTGCACGCCGGGCTTTGAGGTAAGGACTTGCAAGATTCTCACACTTTGGGATTCCCATGGGCCTGATGGAGACACAGAGCATCAAACCTACCCCATTCCCACCCATTTACAGTGTGGTGAATGATGATTGATTGTCTAAAACTCATACAGTGCTTTGTCCACACGCTCTATGCATTTGCAGCAATCCCGCCTCTCTAACGTGTAATTAAATCCTCTAATCCTAAGGaattgagaaataaaaaaggaagctTGCATGGGTTTGCTTGAAGGGTAAAACTAAGGCTGTCCATTGAAAGTGCATTAAAAACCCTAGAATTACTGGAAGCCCTAGTAACATTTATGTTTATGCTTAGCACATAACTAGATGTAATACATCCAATATTTACATATTAAGTCAGTAATTTCTGggtttctcctccttttcttttggaTATGCAGTAAGTACAATGATTACCCTCTTCATTTGGTACCCACAGGGACGTGGTCTTGAAATAAAGTAAGGGAAAATGCCTGTTGGGTATTAAGTTCTTGGAATTATTGCATGGTATAGCTGGTTTGGTGAGTGCTGTTAAGAGGTTTTTAAGGCTATTTTATAATgcaataaaacagaattttaaatatttgtatatagaatatatatatataaaaaatccTCATCCTGTCCATCATCACGCACTTCCAGCCAGCACAGAAGGGATGCAGGGCTGCTCTTTGAATCACCTGGGACAGAAACCACCTGCATTAGCTGACTGCTCCTGAAAaccaccctgcccagcaggTGAGCCCCAGGACAGGCACCAGAGACCCCCAGAGGCAGCCAGCCCACCCCAGCTAACCTGATGTCCTTGATGGTGGCTCTCTTGAGGGGGTCCACCTGCAGCATGTGCATGAGGAGCGTGGCCACGGAGCGGTTGAGGTACTCAGGGATGTAGAACACTCCCCCACGGATCTTCTTGAACAGGGTGGGGACGTGCTCGTCATCAAAGGGCAGGGTGCCACACAGGAGGGCATAGAGGATGACACCACAGCTCCAGATGTCCACCTCTGGGCCAGCATAGAGCCTGCACGAGGACAAGGGCAGGAGAAAGCTGTCACCACCATCCTCTCCTCAGTCAGGGTGcaggctctgtgccaccctcaCCCTCTCCTCAAGGTGCAGGCTCTGTGTCACCTCCATCCTCTCCTCAGGGTGcaggctctgtgccaccccctgctctgtgtcactccctgccagctccaccagggacacagctccagcccacaccagggctgctcaggtggctccccccaaaccaaacctgcCCCAGCCAAAACTGCTCAGGGAAATGAAtgacagggctggcactggctgcCCACACTCCTGTGCACAACCCACCCTCCAAAAAGCCAAACCCCACATTTCCaagagccctgcctggctgttTGCTCCTTTGCCCCGAGGGCTCAGCCAGAAATTTCTGTTCATTGAACAAGGCAGATCAAACAGTAACAGATAATTCCATCTCTGAGTGTTTATTTTTGGTGTGCTGGTATCTAAGTGCTCCTGTTTCCCACAAGCTGCCGAATGTGCTCTCTGCCATCACCAGCTCAGGACATCCCAAGTACAGAGTTTTGCTGCTCCTGTTCATCTCTTTTTGCTACAACTGATGCCTCCCCAGAGATTTTGGGAGGCAACTCTTGCCCTTGGACTGTGAGGCCCGACTGAAAGACAGAAGTTGAAATCCAGCTACAGCTCGCATCCTGCACTTGCTCCTCCTGAAATGCATCACTGCAGACATATCAGTGTAGAAATCATGCACGTGACCATCTCTGAACACCCCCAAAACACTTGGTCTGCTTGTCCAGGGTGAGACTTTCCCTGCTGaggccagggacagcagcaaagctgttttggaaaggcagaggctcagctggatgccccctcagccctgcctccacGCCCAGCTCCCACAGATCAGAAACCTGATTCTTTTGATAAGTGCTTTGGACCCCTAAGCCCAAACGAGATGCACTTTTATGGCTCTAAAACCTGAGCTGTCATGTTCTACTACTTTTGTGCTCTaacagggaaggcagcaggggcCAGGAGTCAgctcccccctgccccacacccccaccagcaaggcagggaaggtGGATTGTGCCTGTCCCCCTCAAatgcagctctgagaagaggcCAGCTTGGCACATTGAGCAGGGGCAGCCCCGAGCCTGTAGGTGGGAGTGATGAGGGAGggatgcagctgcagccagagaaaaAGTGCAGCCTGTGggcttggttttggttttccctCTTACTTTTGTTGTTCCTAAGCTGCATTGCCTGTACCCCTGGAACACTCAGGGGCTAAATCCTTCTTGCTGATCTGCCATGTGCCTCGTCTCCTATACAAATTGAAAAAACATGTTTCTGGCCTTCACTGAGATGGAAATGCTACTAATACTTTTTGGGAATCCCAGTAGTTACTGGCTTTGTCCCCTTCTTGACAATGAGGATTTACTCAGTTTCTTTTCACACAGAGAGCTGTAGTCACAACAGGGGTTTGGATGCTAGTCTAATTCCTAGGATGCTCTGCCAACACTTGCTCTGGTGtaaacaggaataaaataatCATAATCACGGCAAACACATTCTGAACAAGATGTTCTATTTAAAAGCTACAGACATAGGCAAAAAGATATTGGATTAGGAAAAGTAAAGCTCATGGCAAagggagatttaaaaaaaaaacgAGGCAGATAATGAGATGGGCAGTTTGAAAGGACCATTCAGAGGactgaaaatttgaaaatctCTACTTGCAATTTTTGCTAAGGTATTACAG encodes:
- the PRKAA2 gene encoding 5'-AMP-activated protein kinase catalytic subunit alpha-2 isoform X2, with translation MVMEYVSGGELFDYICKHGRVEEAEARRLFQQILSAVDYCHRHMVVHRDLKPENVLLDAHMNAKIADFGLSNMMSDGEFLRTSCGSPNYAAPEVISGRLYAGPEVDIWSCGVILYALLCGTLPFDDEHVPTLFKKIRGGVFYIPEYLNRSVATLLMHMLQVDPLKRATIKDIREHEWFKEELPSYLFPEDPSYDATVVDDDAVREVCEKFECTESEVMNSLYSGDPQDQLAVAYHLVIDNRRIMNQASEFYLASSPPTGSFMDDSALHIPPGVKPHPERMPPLVADSPKARCPLDALNTTKPKPLTVKKAKWHLGIRSQSKPYDIMAEVYRAMKQLDFEWKVVNAYHLRVRRKNPVTGNYVKMSLQLYQVDNRSYLLDFKSIDDEVMEQRSGSSTPQRSCSAAGLHRPRLSIDAAGECQSLTGSLSGSFVGSIPSVPPRLGSHTMDFFEMCASLIMALAR